CGGCCGGTCGGCGAGCCGCGTCACGGCCTCGGTCAGCGCCAGTGCGGCGCGCTGCTCGTCGCTGAACCAGGGCGTCTCACGCCACGCGGCGACGGCGTGCACCTGGTCGTCGGTCACGCCGTTCCGGCGGGCCTGGTGGACACCGCCCGCCACACACGGGCCGCAGCCGTTGAGCTGGCTGGCCCGGAGGTGGCTCAGCGCCAGCAGCCCACCGTCCACTCCGGACCCCTCGATGGCCCGGTTGACCGCCATCAGTGCTTCCATCGCGCCGGGGACCAGCATCGCGGGGTTCGGCATGCGTTCGGTGGACATTCGCTTCCTCCTTGGTCGGGGTGTCTCGCTGACAGGAGCAATCCGACCACCCGCGCACCCCGGCCCGCGTCCTCCGTGGGACACCGTGGGACACGCGGAAACGCCCTCACCAGCACAAACGAGGCTTTGATCCGGTTCGCCGGGGCGGGACGGCTACGGTGTTCCGCGTGTCCAGCCCTCAGGAGCGGCTGGTCGCCCAGCTCGCCAAGATCAAGGAGCTGAGCGGCCTCAGCCTGCGTGCCCTCGCCACCAAGGCGGGGTTGAGCAGCTCGTCGCTGTCCCGGTACCTGACCGGCAGGCTCGTCCCGCCGTGGGAAGCGGTCGTGGCGTTGTGCCGGGTGGTGGCGCGGGATCCGCGCCCGCTGCGCCCGCTGTGGGCCGAAGCGACCAAGGCCGGGGCGGCGCCGCCACCGCGCCGCAACGACCTGCCCGCCGACCTGTTCGACTTCACCGGCCGGGAAGCCGAGTCCGCGCGGGTCGAGGAGCTGCTGAGTACCGCGGGCGCGGTCGCGATCGACGGCATGGGCGGCGTCGGCAAGACCAGCCTCGCCGTGCACGTGGGCCACCGGCTGGCGTCGGCGTACCCGGACGCCGGGCTCTACCTCGATCTGCACGGTTTCACCCCGGGCCAGGAACCGCTGGAACCGCGGACCGCGCTGGGGAGGTTGCTGGCCGCGCTCGACGTCACGCGGCCACCGGACGACACCGCCGAGCGCGCGGCGCTGTGGCGGTCGGAGCTGTCCCGGCGGCGGGCGCTCGTGGTGCTGGACAACGCGGTCGACGCCGAGCAGGTGCGACCGCTGCTGCCCGGTGCCGGGAAGTCGGCGGTGCTGATCACCAGCCGCCATCGGCTGGTCAGCCTGGACGGGGTGCCGCCGGTGTCGCTGGAACCGCTGGCCGACGCCGACGCGGCGGACCTGTTCGGCCGCGCGGCCGGGCTCGCGCTCGCCGGGGAGGACGCCGTCGGCCAGGTGCTCGAGCAGTGCGGCGGGCTCCCGCTGGCGCTGCGGATGGCGGGCGCCCGGCTCCGCCACCGTCCGGGTTGGACGGTGGCGGTGCTCGCCGAACGCCTGCGCGACAACGCCGGGCGCTTCGACGCGGTGTTCGGCATGTCCTCGCAGCAACTGGACGCGACCCAGCGGCGGGTGTTCCGGTTGCTGGGGGTGCTGCCGGGGGAGGACTTCGACGCGGCGGCCGCCGGCGCGCTGGCCGGTCTGCGCCCGGCCGAGGTGGACGCGGTGCTGGAGGAACTGGTCGACGCCCACTTGGTCCAGGAGCTTTCCCCGGGCCGGTACCGGATGCACGACCTGATCCGGCGTTACGCGGCCGACCTCGCCGCCGAGGAGGACGCGGGGCAGGCCGACGCCGCCGTGCGCCGGGTGCTGGACCACTACCTCGCCCAGGCGGTCGCCCACGAGCAGACGTTGCCGTCACCGCATCGCGCGCAACCGTCACCGGGGGATCCGGCGCGGGCGATGGCCTGGTTCGACCTCGAATACACAAACCTGATCGCCGCCTTCGACGCGGCCGTGCGGCTCGGCGTGGACGAGGTGGTGGCGGCACTGCCGCAGGCCATGCGGGTCTGGTTCTTCCGGCACCGCGGCACCGACGACCAGGCCCGGCTACTCGAAGCCGCCGCGGCCGCCGCGGGACGGCTGGGACGTGGCCAGGAACGGGCTTCGCTGCTCTCGGACCTGGGCTTCACCCGTGCCGCCGCCGGCCGCCTCACCGAGGCGTTGTCCGCCTACGACCAGGCCGAACGGTCCGAACCGGACGACCAACTCGCCGCCGGTCTGGCGCTGCGCCTCGGCTTCGTGCGGCGCGATCTCGGCGACCTCGACGCGGCGCGGACGCAGTTTCGCCGGGCACGCGAGTTGTTCGAAAAGCTCGGGCAACGGCCCGGGCAGACCCAGGCCTTGGCATTCGACGGCTGGGTGACCTTTCACCTCGGTCAGCCCACCGAGGCCATCGAACTCGCGCGCGCTTCCGTGGCCATGGCCGACGGACCCGGGCGGATCACCGGCTTGGTCACGCTCGGTGTGGCACTCGCGCCGGACGACCCGGCGGAATCACAGCGCGCCCTGCACGAGGCCCTGCACTTGGCCGAGCAGCACAACTTGCAGCACAACCAGGCATGGTGCCACAACTACCTCGGGGTGGCGTTGCGTGTCGCGGGTTCACCGGAGAAGGCGCTCGAACACCACCGGCGGGCTTTCGAACTGCTGGAACCACTGGCCGAGGTGCAGCTGGAGATCGACTGCCTGCACAGCTACGCCGAAACCTGCCGTGCCGCCGGTCGCTCCGAGGAAGCGCTGGCTCTACTGGATCGCATCATCGAACTCGCGCGGAAACTGAACCGGCCTCACGACGAGAACCTCGCCCGCACCGCACGGAATGCCATCGAGAACAACCGCTGACCACGCTCACCGAGACCGTGGCGGTTTGGCTTTCAGCAGGCGAATCGAGGCGGAGAGGCAGCTGGCGCAGGTGGCGATGTGTTCTTCGGCGTCCGGGTCCCGGTGGCGTGATCGGGGTTCACCGAGCCAGATGCGCGTCTGGGGCCAGGCCGGGCAACGGTCCGCGAAGGGGGTTCGCGCTTGAATGTCGGCGCGGACGCGCTTGATCAGCGCGGCGGCGCCGCCGGGTGAGGTGCCCAGCACGGCAGCGAGGTCCTCAGTGGACGATCGTCCGGTTTCGAGGTGCCAGAGCACGAGTTGCCAGCGCGGTGGGAGTTGCCGGAAGGCCGTGTCGGCGAGCTGGGCATACCACCGGCGGACCAGGTTTTCTTCCGCTGTCGGCACGCCGGGTTGATCTCCGGCCAGGCGATGGATGGTGGCCAGCAGTTGGTGGAGGCCCTTGGCGAAACCGTGCGCGTGCTCGGCGTGTCGTTGGCACAGCACTCCGTAAGCCAGCAGGTTGCCCGCTCGCACCGCGTCCATCAGGGCCGCGTCGGTCAGTCTTTCGTTGGTGGTCGGAGGCAACGCGCTGGTTCTCCTTGTTCGTTTCCGGCTTTCCGGCGAAACGTACCGGGGTACCCGGTCGGCGAAGATCATCGGCTGCGCGAAAAACCGTGAGTGGTCCTTTGTGCTCTCCGAGCCGTCGTGGTGCTCACACTTTCGGCTGACCGGCCCCGCGTGGTTTTGACCGAGCGAAAATGGTCAAGAAGTTCGAACGGCGCTGGCAACGGGGCCGGGTCAGGCCCGGTGCGAGAGGCAGCACGAAGAAGGCGCCGGCCGCAGTCCGGTCGCGTTGTACCGGGACGGTGCTCAGTTCTACCGCGCCAACCTGCCGGCGACCTTTCCGGTGCCCGGCGGTGTCATCGAGGTCGCGACCAGTGCCGTCGGGCTCAAGCGCATGCACTTCGTGCCCGAGCACGGCGAAGAGCGGGCACTGCGCCCTCACCGCAGTTCGCAGGAAGGGCTGCGGGCGAGGTTCGAGCAGCGGCACCCCCGCCGGTGCGCTCGCCGCGATGGAATGGGCGCTGCGACTCCGCTGCAACAGGTTGATCGACTCGGTCACGTCCTGATCAAGGTCTTGCCGCGGTGAGCGCGATCCTGCGATGCTTGCTGACAACGCGCAGCTGACAACGTTGTCATACGGGTGGAGACCATGAGCACTGAGCCTTCTCGCCGGAGAGTCCTGCAAGCTTTCGGCGCGGGCGGGCTCGCGCTCGTGGCCGCCGGGCTGGTGACACCCGCCGCCCGGGCGCGGCAGTCCACGGCACTCGAGGGACGGCGTGGACCAGCCCCGGACGAGGTGGCGGCGACCTACCACGCGGCGCTGCTGCGGCACACACGCTGGGCCGAGCAGCAGTTCGACCAGGCCGCGGGGATCTACCCGGCCAAGGACTTCACCTTCGCGGTCGTTCTCGGCAACGCGGTGCTGCTGACCCGCGACGGTTACGACGCGACGGTCGCGGGCGTCGAACGCGACGTGCTGCACCGGCACACCGTCGACACCATCCGGCACTTCGCCCGGTCGAACCGGGTGACCGGCGGGACCGAGTGGGGACGCAGGCTGTTCTTCGACACCACCTTCCAGTCCTACTTCCAGCTCGCCGGCCGCCTCCTGTGGGCGGACCTCGACGCCGCCACCAGGGCGAATCTGGACCGGATCGCGATCGGCCAGTCGGACTACACCGCGGACCTGGGCTCCGGCGACGACCCGATGTCCGGCGACTGGACGCCGCGTGGCCTCTCCGGCGGGTACGCCGGGGACACGAAGCTGGAGGAAATGGGCGTCTACACCCAGGCGCTGGCCCCGGGCATCGCGTGGGCGCCGTCGGAGCCGCGGGCCGCCGCGTGGCGGGAGTGGTTCGGCCGGTGGAGCCGCAACGAAGCCGGTCTCCCGCCCGCGGACCTGGCCAATCCGCGACTGGTCGACGGTGTGCCGATCTCGGCCAACACCGCGGAGAACCTGTACGACACGTTCCTGGTCGAGAACCACGGCTCGTTCGGCCCGCACTACCAGGAAGAACTGTGGCGCACGTCCGGGCGCAACGCGCTGCACTTCCTGCTGGCCGGGCAGCCGCTGCCGGAGGTGCTCACCGCGCAGCCCAACGGTGAACGGCTGTGGCACACCATGCTGCTGATGGCCAGCGACGCGGGCGAGCCGCTGATGCCGATGGTGGCCGACCGCGAGCACCTCTACGGTCGCGACGTGCTCCCGCTCGCCTTCCGGGCCCAGGTGCTCGGAGATCGTTACGCGGCAAGGGCGGAGGCACAGCTGGCCGAGCGTCTTCAGCCGTACCAGGCATACCCGCCGGTCGATCGGCTCACCAAGTTCTCCGGTGAGCCGAAGTACGAGCCCGAAGCCCGGGCGGAGATCGCGATCAGCTACCTGCTGCACGAATGGCGGGCGAGCCACGGCGGCCCGGTCGAGCCGGTGAGCCAGGCGGAATTCGACGCACATGCGGTGGGCACGCGCGACTTCGGCGCCGCGCCGGGATTGCTGGTTCACCGGTCGCCTGCCGCGTGGGCGGCGGCGGTGAGCAAACCCGGCTACACGAAATTCGCCTGGCAACCGCGCCACGACGACTGGTTGTTCGGCGTCAGCGGCTCCACGCCTATGTTCCTGCCGTCGACGTCTTTGAAGGTGACCGAGCGGCACGCCGTGGCCTGGACAAAGGTGCGCCACGGTTTCGACGCGACCGCGGCGGTGCTGAAGTTCGACAACGGTTACGCCGGTTTCGCCACCCTGCCCTCCGGCGCAGCGGTCTACGCGACCACCGGCCTGGCGGCGGGGGAGGGCGCGGTGTCGGTGTACAACCTCGACATGCCCGGCGTGCCGGGGCTGACCGGCAGCCGCACCTATCGCACGGCCGAGGGCTCGGTTGCGGTCCCGGTCACTCCCGCACCGCCGTCGGGAGGGCGCACCGATGAGGTTGCGTTCCCCGCGGTGACGGCGCGGTACGTGCGGATGCTCGGCGTGCGGCCCGATCCGACGTACGGGTATTCCCTGTGGTCGTTCGAAGTCCGCGACGGGGCGAGCGGAACCGATCTCGCCAGGGCGGGTACTGCCTCGGCTTCGTCGGCTTCGCCGGGCAGGGAGGCGAAATACGCGATCGACGGCAATGCCACCACCCGCTGGGCTGTGTCCACAGCGGACCGTCCGCGGGCGGACAGCTGGCTCGCGGTCGATCTCGGCTCGGCAGTGGAGTTCGATCGGGTCAAGATCGTGTGGGAAGCCGCGGCGGGGCGCCGCTACCGCATCGAAACCTCGCCGGACGGGGCCACCTGGACCGAGGCCGCGACCCATCCGCGACCGGCGGTCAGCACCACGGGCGGCTGGCTCGACGTCGACGGCCGTGCCGGGTTCACGGTGACCGGTTCACCGCACCCGATCACCGTCACCGGCGACCAGATCTTGCTGTCCGACGGTGCCGCGGCGCCGCTGCTGGTCGAATGCCATCCCCGCGCCCTTCCCGTTGCGGTGACGAGGCCCGTGGCCGACCTCGCCGCGGTGCGGAGTTCGGTGATCGACGGACACCTCGTCCTGCTCAACCTCTCCGGCTCGACTGCCACGACGACCGTCGCGCTGCCCGCCGCCGATGGTGTGGTCCCGCTGTACCGCGGTGACCAAGTGACCACAAAGGACGGTAGCGCGCTGACCGTTTCGCTGGCCGCGGCGGAAGGGCGGGTCGAACCGGCGTGGTTCACCGTCCGTGTCGACGGCCTGCGGACCGGGCTGCGGGCCTCGGTCGCCGACGCCGCCACGGTCCGGCTCACCGCGCCCGCCGGGGACGTGATCCGGTGCCAGGTACAACCTGCCGGTGAACCCGCGCGGCAGGTCGCGATCCCCGGCGGCCGGACGGTCACGGTCACCGCGCGCACGACCCGGCCGTACCCGCTCGGCGATCTCGCGCTGGGAGCCACGGTGTTCCCGGCGGAGCCGCTGCCCGCCGGAATGTCCGCACCGAGCGCCGCGGTCGACGACAACGACCGGACGTCCTGGCAGCCGGGCACCGATGGCCGGATGGTCGTCGACCTCGGCGCCGTGCGGTCACTCGGCGAGGCCGAACTGACCTGGACCGGCGACCAGGTGCCGGACGTGACCGTCGAAACCAGCGTCGACGGGCGGACCTACACGCCCGCTCCGGCACCACCCCGCCGACGGCGCGGCACGGTGCCGCTCAACGGTTCCGCCCGGTACGTGGCAGTGCGAGTACACGGCACACCGGCGACGACCCTCACCAGCCTCCGGATCAGCTAGGGCCTGTCCGGGAAATCCGACGTACTTCGCCAGTCCGGCGAACAACGCCGGACGGCCCGGTCGGGGGAAGTGCTAGGCCGTCCGGCTGCTGAAGCGCGGCCGAACAGGCAGTTCCGCGCTGCTTTCGGTTGGTTTTTTGTGTGCAGTGGTCTATACCTGTGCAGATACCGCAAAGGTATAGACCACTTCCCCCGTCCGGTCCCCCCCCAGTTCGAAGGAGCCGATCTTGTCTCTGAGACGCTTGCTCGCGGCGGTCGCCGCCACCTTCGCCGCCACCACGATCGCCGTGGTGGTCCCCGCCCAGCCCGCCGTCGCGGCGGAGTGCGTGACCCCGTGGAACGCCAGTGCGGTCTACTGGGGCGGTGACACCGCCTCGTACAACGGGCGCAACTGGTCCGCCAAGTGGTGGACGCAGAACGAAACCCCCGGTACCGCCCAGGTCTGGGCCGACCAGGGCACCTGCGGCGGCTCGACCAACCCGCCGGACCCGTCCGGCTTCGTGGTCAGCCAGGCCCAGTTCAACCAGATGTTCCCGAGCCGGAACCCCTTCTACACCTACAACGGCCTGATCACCGCCCTCGGCGCCTACCCGGCTTTCTCGGGCACCGGCAGCGACACCATCAAGAAGCAGGAGGCGGCGGCCTTCCTGGCGAACGTCAGCCACGAGACCGGCGGCCTGGTCCACATCGTCGAGCAGAACCAGGCGAACTACCCGCACTACTGCGACACGAGCCAGTCCTACGGCTGTCCGGCGGGCAACGCCGCGTACTACGGCCGCGGTCCGATCCAGCTGAGCTGGAACTTCAACTACAAGGCCGCCGGTGACGCGCTGGGCCTGCCGCTGCTGACCAATCCGTGGCTGGTGCAGAACGACGCGGCGGTCGCCTGGAAGACCGCCATCTGGTACTGGATGACCCAGAACGGCCCCGGCACGATGACCCCGCACAACGCGATGGTCAACAGCCGCGGTTTCGGTGAGACCATTCGCAGCATCAACGGCAGCATCGAGTGCAACGGCGGCAATCCCGCCCAGGTGCAGAGCCGGGTGACCAAGTACCAGCAGTTCACCGGCATTCTCGGCGTCGCGCCCGGCGGCAACCTCTACTGCTGACCCGTGCGCCGGACCGGGCCCCGCACCGCCCACGACGCGGTGCGGGGCCCTTCCGGCTGTTATCGGCCGTCAGCGGTGCGTTCCCGGGGTGTGCCCGAAGGCGCGCCGGAAGACGTCGATGAACGCGCTGGCCGACGACCACCCGCAGGCGTGCGCCACGGTGGTCACCGGGGTGTTTTCGGCCAGCAGCACGAGCGCGCGGTGCAGCCGCAGCTGGGTGCGCCACTGCGGGAAGGTCATCCCGAGGTCGGCCTTGAACAGCCGGGCCAGGGTGCGGTCGCTCGCGCCGACCCGCGCGCCGAGCGTGGCCAGCGTCCGGTTGTCGGCCGGGTCGGCGTGCAGGAGCGCGCACAGCTCGCGCAGCCGGGGGTCGGTGGGCGTCGGCAGGTGCAGCGGTTGCTGCGGTGAGGCGCGGAGCTGGTCGAGCAGGACCGCGCGCAGCCGCCGCCGTTCCGCGGAGTCGTCGTGCGGCGGGCGGGTGTAGGCGAGGATCAGTTCACGCAGCAGCGGCCCTACGGCCAGCACGGTGGGTTCGGCCAGGCCCAGCGGGTTGTCGGTGGCGGGCAGCCCGACCAGGTGCAGTTCGAGCGCGCCGTGCGCCTGGTGGGCGTGCACGGTGCCGGCGGGCACCCAGATGGCGCGGGTGGCGGGGGCGACCCAGGAACCCCGGTCGGTCGTGATGGCCAGGACACCGCGGGCGGCGTAGACGATCTGGTGGTCGTCGTGCCGGTGCGCGTCGATGCCGGTACCCGGGGCCAGCGGCTGCATCCGGGTCGGAGCTACCGGCATGTGGCGGATTTCCGACATAGGCTGGCATTTTATCGGAAGTGCGACACCGGCCGGGACGGCGAGCATGATCGGGTGTCTCGGAACAAGTCGATCATCCTGCTGTCGGCAGGGCATGCCTGCGTGGACGTCTACCAGGGTTCGGTGGCCGCGCTGGTGCCCTTCTTCGTCGCCGAGCGCGCCTACGGGTACGCGGCGGTGTCGGGCATCGTGCTCGCGGCTTCTCTGTTGTCCTCGGTCGCGCAGCCGTTGTTCGGCGCGCTGACCGACCGGTGGGCGATGCCGTGGCTGCTGCCGGTGAGCACCTTTCTCGGCGGGCTGGGCATCGCGCTGAGCGGGATCAGCGGTTCCTACGCGCTGACGCTGGTTTTTGTGGCGGTGTCCGGCATCGGGGTTGCCGCCTACCACCCGGAGGCCGCGCGGGTGGCGCGGATCGCCGGCGAGGGCAGGCACACCGCGATGGGCTGGTTCTCCCTCGGCGGGAACCTCGGATTCGCCGTCGCGCCCCTGATGGTCACCGCGGTCGTGGCGGCCGGTGGGTTGCGGCTGTCCCCGTTGCTGGTGGTGCCCGCCCTGGCCGGCAGCGTGCTGTGCCTGCCCGTCCTGCGGGCGCTGCACAGGCCCGCGCGCACCAGCGCTGGCATGACGGGCTCCGGCCGTGCCGACGACAAGGTTTCGTTCGGGAAGCTGTCCCTGGTGGTGGTTTTCCGCTCGATCGTGTTCGTCGGGCTCGGCACGTTCATCTCGCTCTACGCCCAGCAGCGCGTCGCGGGCGGAGTCGTGGCGGGCAGCGTGTCGCTGTTCCTGCTCTACCTCGGCGGGGCCGTGGGCACCGTGCTGGGGAGCAGGCTGGCCAACCGCTGGGACCGGGTCGCCGTGGTGCGCTGGTCGTACCTGTGCACCATCGGCACGCTCGCGGGCGTCGTGTTCGTGCCCGGTCCGCTGTTCCACGTGTTCGTCCTGCTGACCTCGGCCGGTCTCTACGTCCCGTTCTCCCTGCAGGTCACGCTCGCGCAGGACTACCTGCCCACGCGGGTCGGCACGGCCGGCGGTGTCACCCTGGGGCTTACCGTCAGCATCGGTGGCCTCGCCAGCCCGCTGATCGGCACCCTCGCCGACCACACCTCGCTGCGGACGGCACTCATCCCGTTGATCGTGCTGCCCGCGCTGAGCTGGCTCGTGGCCCGCACGCTGCCGGAACCCGCCGTCGCGGGGCGGGTTCCCGTTTCCCCGCGAGCCTGACCGGTGTGCTGTCAACCCCCCAAATCTTGGTGTTCACGATCTCCCCTGGCCGGGCGATTCTTCTTGTCGTGTCCGGCACCAACATCAACAAGAGGGGGATCAACCATGTCAGCGCGAACAAGGATGGGAACCAGGATCGGCGCCGCGCTCGCGGTCGCCGCGGCGGCGTTCGCGTTCACCGCCGCCCCGGCCCAGGCCGCCGCGGGCAACGCGGACCTGTTGTGGCACAACGCGAAGACCGGCGAGCTGGGCGCCTGGCTGACCGACGGTCACGGGAAGGTGGTGGGGGAGAACAGATTGTCCTGGCCGTGCGGGCCCGAATGCGCGAGCCAGTGGCGCGTGGTCGGCGGCGGTGACTTCAACAACGACTTCACCTCCGACGTGCTGTGGCACAACGCCACCACGGGCGAGCTGTCCGCGTGGATCCTGGACGGCAAGGGCACCGTCACCTCGGCGCTGAAACTGGACTGGACGTGTGGCCCCGCGTGCGCGAGCCAGTGGAAGGCCGTCGCGATCGGCGACTTCAACGCCGACAACAAGTCGGACATCGTGTGGCACAACGCGTCCACCGGTGCGGTGAGCACGTGGCTGCTCGACGGCAAGGGGCACGTGACCGGCGATCCCAGCCTCTCCTGGACGTGCGGCCCCGGCTGTGCCAATCAGTGGAAGGTGACCGGTGCCGGTGATCTCAACGAGGACCACCTCGACGACCTGTTGTGGCACAACGCCACCACCGGCGAGGTGTCGGCGTGGCTGACCAACGGCAAGCAGACGGTGACCGGTGCGCTGAAGCTGTCCTGGACGTGCGGGCCGGACTGCGCGAACCAGTGGAAGATCGTCGCGGTCAACGACTTCAGCAACGACTTCAAGAACGATGTGGCCTGGCACAACGCCACCACGGGTGAGGTCGCGACGTGGACGCTGGACGGCAAGGGCGGTGTCACCGGTGACCCGCGCCTGTCCTGGACGTGCGGCGCCGGCTGCGCGAACGACTGGAAGGCCGTCGCCACCGGCAACTTCGGCTGAAGCCGGAAGAGATCGTGGGGATCGACTCAGGCCATGCTGAACTTCTCGGCGTGCACCTGGCTGTTGGGCACGTTCAGCGCCCGCAGCGACTTCTCCACGGCAGCCGTCATCGCGGGCGGGCCGCAGACGTAGACGTCCCGCTCCGCGATGTCGGGAACCAACTGGTGCAGGGCGCCCGGCTCGAACGGCCGGGCGCCCTGCGCGGTCCGGCCGGTGAGCAGGTGCAACCGGCCGCGGCGGACCTCGACCAGCTGCCGAACCTCGTGCAGGAGTACGGCTTCGCGCTCGTCACGGACTCGGTAGAGCACCACGACGTTGCCGGTCGGATCGGCTTCCAGCAGTGCGCGGATCGGGGTGATGCCCACGCCGCCGGCGATCAGCAGGATGCCGTGCTTGGTCCGGTGCCGTGCGGTGAACGAGCCGTACGGACCTTCCATGAACACCCTGGTCCCCGCCTTCAGCTGCCGCAGGCCGGCGCTGCCGCTGCCGACCGCCTTGGCGGTCAGGCGCAGCGACCGGCCGTTGGGCGCGGCCGACAGCGAGAACGGGTTGGCCAGCCACCAGTGCCGGTGCCCGGGGAACCGCCAGATCGAGAACTGGCCGGGTTGCGCGGGAAGCTTGTCCAGGTGGCGGCCGGTGATGTGCACCGACACGACGTCGTGTGCTTCCGGCACGACCGCGGCGACCTGGAACCGGTGGTAGGCGTTGCGCCAGACCGGCAGGATGATCCGCCCGGTGACCAGGGAGCCGATGGCCAGCAACCACAGCGCCCACCAGTAGGCCATCGCGAACGTGGACGACCAGAACGTCGTCGTCTCCAGCAACTGGTGGACGAAGGCCAGCACCAGTGCGAGGTACAGCGACATGTGCAGTCCGTGCCAGACCTCGTACCGCAGCTTGCGGCGCACGTACCGCATCGAGACCGCCGCGGTCAGCACCACGAGGGCGGCGGCGAGCATGCCCAGCAGTGAAGCCGGGACCCCGGCCAGCGCCAAGAACGTCTTCCCCGCCGAGACGCCGTCCAGCGCCGCGTAACCGAGCACGACGATCGTCGCGTGGGTGAGCACGGTCCAGAACATGGTGAACCCGATCCACCGGTGCCACACCGTCAACCGGTCCATGCCGATCCGCCGGTCGAGCCACGGCAGCCTGGCCACCAGCAGCAACTGGCAGATCAGCAGCAGGGCGGCGTGCAGGCCGAAGAACTTGGCCACGGTGAGGAGGTCGTTCTTGCCCGTGCCCGAGGTGAAGAACAGGAACTCGACGATCGCCACGTTGACGACCAGGAACGCCCACAGCGCCAGCCGTGCCTGAACCACCGGCGACAACGAGCCTCGCCGTACCTGTGCGCTCGTCGCCACTTCGCTACCTCTCGCCGTGTGGTCGAATCGGGGGGCAAGTATGTACTGAGCGACGCGAGTGCGCCAGGCCCGTTGATCAAGCCGGAACCGGTCGTGGAAAGCTCGATCGGTGAACTCAGTTGTCTTCCGGCGGCGGACGATCCGTGGTCTGAGCACCTTGCTCGGCGCGACCGCGGTGCTCGCCGCCTGCACCAGCCCCGAGCCGTCGCCGCCTCCCGCTCCTTCGCCGTCCGCGACCAGCGCGGAGCCCGGCTGCCCGGAGCCGGGAGTCAGGATCACCGCCGGTGAGGTGGACGGCGCCATGGGCCTGCGGGCGCTCGGGATCGTCCTGACCAACTGCGGTACCCGCGACTACACCGCGAACGGCTTTCCCGTGGTGCGGGTACTGGACGCGGAGCGGCAGCCGCTCGACATCACGGTC
The genomic region above belongs to Amycolatopsis sp. YIM 10 and contains:
- a CDS encoding MFS transporter, with amino-acid sequence MSRNKSIILLSAGHACVDVYQGSVAALVPFFVAERAYGYAAVSGIVLAASLLSSVAQPLFGALTDRWAMPWLLPVSTFLGGLGIALSGISGSYALTLVFVAVSGIGVAAYHPEAARVARIAGEGRHTAMGWFSLGGNLGFAVAPLMVTAVVAAGGLRLSPLLVVPALAGSVLCLPVLRALHRPARTSAGMTGSGRADDKVSFGKLSLVVVFRSIVFVGLGTFISLYAQQRVAGGVVAGSVSLFLLYLGGAVGTVLGSRLANRWDRVAVVRWSYLCTIGTLAGVVFVPGPLFHVFVLLTSAGLYVPFSLQVTLAQDYLPTRVGTAGGVTLGLTVSIGGLASPLIGTLADHTSLRTALIPLIVLPALSWLVARTLPEPAVAGRVPVSPRA
- a CDS encoding VCBS repeat-containing protein, with the translated sequence MSARTRMGTRIGAALAVAAAAFAFTAAPAQAAAGNADLLWHNAKTGELGAWLTDGHGKVVGENRLSWPCGPECASQWRVVGGGDFNNDFTSDVLWHNATTGELSAWILDGKGTVTSALKLDWTCGPACASQWKAVAIGDFNADNKSDIVWHNASTGAVSTWLLDGKGHVTGDPSLSWTCGPGCANQWKVTGAGDLNEDHLDDLLWHNATTGEVSAWLTNGKQTVTGALKLSWTCGPDCANQWKIVAVNDFSNDFKNDVAWHNATTGEVATWTLDGKGGVTGDPRLSWTCGAGCANDWKAVATGNFG
- a CDS encoding ferric reductase-like transmembrane domain-containing protein; this encodes MATSAQVRRGSLSPVVQARLALWAFLVVNVAIVEFLFFTSGTGKNDLLTVAKFFGLHAALLLICQLLLVARLPWLDRRIGMDRLTVWHRWIGFTMFWTVLTHATIVVLGYAALDGVSAGKTFLALAGVPASLLGMLAAALVVLTAAVSMRYVRRKLRYEVWHGLHMSLYLALVLAFVHQLLETTTFWSSTFAMAYWWALWLLAIGSLVTGRIILPVWRNAYHRFQVAAVVPEAHDVVSVHITGRHLDKLPAQPGQFSIWRFPGHRHWWLANPFSLSAAPNGRSLRLTAKAVGSGSAGLRQLKAGTRVFMEGPYGSFTARHRTKHGILLIAGGVGITPIRALLEADPTGNVVVLYRVRDEREAVLLHEVRQLVEVRRGRLHLLTGRTAQGARPFEPGALHQLVPDIAERDVYVCGPPAMTAAVEKSLRALNVPNSQVHAEKFSMA
- a CDS encoding DUF4232 domain-containing protein → MNSVVFRRRTIRGLSTLLGATAVLAACTSPEPSPPPAPSPSATSAEPGCPEPGVRITAGEVDGAMGLRALGIVLTNCGTRDYTANGFPVVRVLDAERQPLDITVGNGSEPVSAPDSYDVPPRPVTVPPGGQVTARLLWRNTVTDPNAPATNGQYFEIAAAAGEPGQLVTPRGGIDLGNTGRLAVNPWAVRS